Proteins encoded within one genomic window of Streptomyces sp. NBC_00523:
- a CDS encoding HAD-IC family P-type ATPase has protein sequence MTQRASELSGEQRAGAPGRGLTAAEVAERISRGEVNDVPVRSSRSLTEIVRANVFTRFNLIIGVLWVIMLAVAPIQDSLFGFVIIANTGIGIVQEWRAKKTLDSLAVVGESKPVVRRDGKAAAIHTSEIVLGDLIELGPGDKVVVDGTVAEADGLEVDESLLTGEADPVLKKTGDTVMSGSFVVAGGGAFTATKVGREAYAAQLAEEASRFTLVRSELRSGISTILKYITWMMVPTATALVISQLVVKEHNFKDSIARTVGGIVPMIPEGLVLLTSVAFAIGVVRLGRKQCLVQELPAIEGLARVDVVCLDKTGTLTEGGMDVTELRPLGDAEEPYLRRVLAAFGASEPRPNASLQAIIDAYPAPEDGAWTTTGTLPFSSARKYSGAAFTEDGGASSAWLLGAPDVLLSEDDPALAEIGQLNEQGLRVLLLARARGELDAPDAARGADPAALVVLEQRLRPDAGQTLAYFGEQRVATKVISGDNAVSVGAVAAKLGMEGAEHPLDARRMPEDTDEMASAMEQNAVFGRVTPQQKREMVAALQSRGHTVAMTGDGVNDVLALKDADIGVSMGSGSEATRAVAQIVLLNNSFATLPSVVAEGRRVIGNITRVATLFLTKTVYSVLLAVLVVCFQVEYPFLPRHLTLLSTLTIGVPAFFLALAPNKERAHPHFVRRVMRYAIPSGVICAAATFVMYLIARHHYSGTGALDAETSAATLTLFLVSMWVLAIIARPYTWWRICLVAAMGLAFLVVLAVPWLQDFFALKLVGTQMPWTAVGIAVVASVALEYAWRLVGRRFGG, from the coding sequence ATGACGCAGCGGGCATCCGAACTTTCCGGGGAGCAGCGCGCCGGCGCACCCGGGCGCGGGCTGACGGCGGCCGAGGTCGCCGAGCGGATATCGCGGGGCGAGGTCAACGACGTACCGGTGCGGTCCTCGCGGTCGCTGACCGAGATCGTCCGGGCCAACGTCTTCACCCGGTTCAACCTGATCATCGGCGTGCTCTGGGTGATCATGCTGGCCGTCGCGCCGATCCAGGACAGCCTGTTCGGCTTCGTGATCATCGCCAACACCGGCATCGGCATCGTGCAGGAGTGGCGGGCCAAGAAGACGCTGGACAGCCTCGCGGTCGTCGGTGAGTCGAAACCCGTCGTCCGGCGCGACGGGAAGGCCGCCGCGATCCACACCTCCGAGATCGTCCTCGGCGACCTGATCGAGCTGGGCCCCGGGGACAAGGTCGTCGTGGACGGCACGGTCGCCGAGGCGGACGGCCTGGAGGTGGACGAGTCCCTGCTCACCGGCGAGGCGGACCCGGTCCTCAAGAAGACCGGCGACACGGTGATGTCCGGCAGCTTCGTCGTCGCCGGGGGCGGCGCGTTCACCGCGACGAAGGTCGGGCGCGAGGCGTACGCGGCACAGCTCGCCGAGGAGGCGTCCCGCTTCACGCTCGTACGGTCCGAGCTGCGCAGCGGCATCTCGACCATCCTGAAGTACATCACCTGGATGATGGTGCCGACCGCGACCGCCCTGGTGATCAGCCAGCTGGTGGTCAAGGAGCACAACTTCAAGGATTCCATCGCCCGCACGGTCGGCGGGATCGTCCCGATGATCCCGGAGGGGCTGGTCCTGCTGACCTCGGTCGCCTTCGCGATCGGGGTCGTACGCCTGGGCCGCAAGCAGTGCCTGGTGCAGGAGCTGCCCGCCATCGAGGGCCTGGCCCGGGTCGACGTCGTCTGCCTGGACAAGACCGGCACGCTCACCGAGGGCGGCATGGACGTCACGGAGCTGCGCCCGCTGGGGGACGCCGAGGAACCGTATCTGCGCCGCGTCCTGGCGGCCTTCGGCGCGTCCGAGCCCCGTCCCAATGCCAGCCTCCAGGCCATCATCGACGCCTACCCGGCGCCGGAGGACGGCGCCTGGACGACCACCGGCACGCTGCCCTTCTCCTCCGCCCGCAAGTACAGCGGCGCCGCGTTCACCGAGGACGGCGGCGCCTCCTCCGCCTGGCTGCTCGGCGCGCCCGACGTGCTGCTGTCCGAGGACGACCCGGCGCTCGCGGAGATCGGACAGCTCAACGAACAGGGCCTCCGGGTGCTGCTGCTGGCCCGGGCGCGGGGCGAGCTGGACGCGCCGGACGCGGCCCGGGGAGCGGATCCGGCCGCCCTCGTCGTACTGGAACAGCGGCTGCGGCCCGACGCGGGGCAGACCCTCGCGTACTTCGGCGAGCAGCGGGTCGCGACGAAGGTGATCTCCGGGGACAACGCGGTCTCGGTCGGCGCGGTGGCCGCGAAGCTCGGGATGGAGGGCGCGGAGCATCCGCTGGACGCGCGCCGGATGCCGGAGGACACGGACGAGATGGCGTCCGCGATGGAGCAGAACGCGGTGTTCGGCCGGGTCACCCCGCAGCAGAAGCGGGAGATGGTCGCCGCGCTCCAGTCACGCGGGCACACGGTCGCGATGACCGGCGACGGCGTCAACGACGTCCTCGCGCTGAAGGACGCCGACATCGGCGTCTCCATGGGCTCGGGCTCCGAGGCGACGCGCGCGGTCGCCCAGATCGTGCTGCTGAACAACAGCTTCGCGACCCTGCCGTCGGTCGTCGCCGAGGGCCGCCGCGTGATCGGCAACATCACCCGGGTCGCGACCCTGTTCCTGACGAAGACCGTGTACTCGGTGCTGCTGGCCGTCCTGGTGGTCTGCTTCCAGGTCGAGTACCCGTTCCTGCCGCGCCATCTGACCCTGCTGTCCACGCTGACGATCGGCGTCCCGGCGTTCTTCCTGGCCCTCGCCCCGAACAAGGAGCGCGCGCACCCGCACTTCGTACGCCGCGTGATGCGGTACGCGATCCCCTCGGGCGTCATCTGCGCCGCCGCGACCTTCGTGATGTACCTGATCGCCCGGCACCACTACTCCGGCACGGGCGCCCTGGACGCGGAGACGAGCGCGGCGACGCTCACGCTGTTCCTGGTCTCCATGTGGGTCCTGGCGATCATCGCCCGCCCGTACACCTGGTGGCGGATCTGCCTGGTGGCCGCGATGGGCCTGGCGTTCCTGGTCGTCCTCGCGGTGCCCTGGCTCCAGGACTTCTTCGCCCTGAAGCTGGTGGGCACCCAGATGCCGTGGACGGCGGTGGGCATCGCCGTGGTGGCGTCGGTGGCCCTGGAGTACGCGTGGCGGCTGGTGGGCCGCCGCTTCGGAGGGTGA
- a CDS encoding DUF2530 domain-containing protein, producing the protein MAKWTPKHEAPEPLEGPVVATITGGTILWFVLFLVQIPFYSWYDDHGHLWWVWTCLAGAGLGLIGIWYVRGRDAALKRAAAAATAADPQAD; encoded by the coding sequence ATGGCGAAGTGGACACCCAAGCACGAGGCACCGGAGCCCCTGGAGGGCCCGGTCGTCGCGACCATCACCGGCGGCACGATCCTCTGGTTCGTCCTCTTCCTCGTCCAGATCCCGTTCTACAGCTGGTACGACGACCACGGCCATCTGTGGTGGGTGTGGACCTGCCTGGCCGGCGCGGGCCTCGGCCTGATCGGCATCTGGTACGTACGGGGCCGCGACGCGGCCCTCAAGCGCGCGGCGGCCGCGGCGACGGCGGCGGACCCGCAGGCCGACTGA
- a CDS encoding NCS2 family permease translates to MSPSATAPVDAPTPQPTNGLDRFFKISERKSSVAREIRGGFATFFAMAYIIVLNPIILGSAKDMYGHQLDGGQLVTATVLTAAFSTLLMGVIGNVPIALAAGLGVNTVVALQLAPRMSWPDAMGMVVLAGIVVMLLVATGLRERVMNAVPGSLRKGIAIGIGLFILLIGLVDSGFVSRIPDAAHTTVPLQLGSDGHLNGWPVLVFVLGALLTLILIVRKVPGAILISIVAMTVVALIIDAVADLPGEAWGLTVPEWPGNPVATPDFGLLGHFSLFGGFHKVGVLTGILFVFTVLLSCFFDAMGTILGVGDEAKLTDADGNFPGINRVLFVDGVAVAAGGASSSSASTCFVESTAGVGEGARTGLASVVTGLLFTVALFLTPLATMVPSQAATPALLAVGFLIIAGSVRDIDWNDFTLAIPAFLAMVMMPFTYSITNGIGIGFIAFTVLRLASGRGREVPAAMYAVSAVFVFYYMMPALGLT, encoded by the coding sequence ATGTCCCCCTCGGCCACCGCTCCGGTCGATGCCCCGACTCCCCAGCCGACCAACGGGCTGGACCGCTTCTTCAAGATCTCCGAGCGGAAGTCGTCGGTCGCCCGCGAGATCCGCGGCGGATTCGCGACCTTCTTCGCGATGGCCTACATCATCGTGCTGAACCCGATCATCCTGGGCAGCGCGAAGGACATGTACGGCCACCAGCTCGACGGCGGCCAGCTGGTCACCGCGACCGTGCTCACCGCCGCGTTCTCCACGCTGCTCATGGGCGTCATCGGCAACGTGCCGATCGCGCTGGCCGCGGGCCTCGGCGTCAACACCGTCGTCGCCCTCCAGCTCGCCCCCCGGATGAGCTGGCCCGACGCCATGGGCATGGTGGTCCTCGCGGGCATCGTGGTCATGCTGCTCGTCGCGACCGGGCTCCGGGAGCGCGTGATGAACGCCGTACCGGGCTCGCTGCGCAAGGGCATCGCGATCGGCATCGGCCTGTTCATCCTGCTCATCGGCCTGGTCGACTCGGGCTTCGTCTCCCGCATCCCGGACGCCGCGCACACCACCGTGCCGCTCCAGCTCGGCTCCGACGGCCACCTCAACGGCTGGCCCGTCCTGGTCTTCGTGCTGGGTGCGCTGCTCACCCTGATCCTGATCGTCCGCAAGGTGCCGGGCGCGATCCTGATCTCCATCGTGGCGATGACCGTCGTCGCGCTGATCATCGACGCGGTCGCGGACCTGCCGGGCGAGGCGTGGGGCCTGACCGTGCCGGAGTGGCCGGGCAACCCCGTGGCCACGCCGGACTTCGGGCTGCTGGGTCACTTCAGCCTGTTCGGCGGCTTCCACAAGGTCGGCGTGCTGACCGGCATCCTCTTCGTCTTCACCGTGCTGCTGTCCTGCTTCTTCGACGCGATGGGCACCATCCTCGGTGTCGGCGACGAGGCCAAGCTGACGGACGCCGACGGCAACTTCCCGGGCATCAACCGGGTGCTCTTCGTGGACGGTGTCGCGGTCGCCGCGGGCGGTGCGAGCTCCTCCTCCGCCTCGACCTGCTTCGTGGAGTCCACGGCGGGCGTCGGCGAGGGCGCCCGTACGGGTCTGGCCAGTGTCGTCACGGGCCTGCTGTTCACGGTGGCGCTGTTCCTCACGCCGCTGGCGACCATGGTCCCCTCGCAGGCGGCGACCCCCGCCCTGCTGGCGGTGGGCTTCCTGATCATCGCGGGCTCGGTGCGGGACATCGACTGGAACGACTTCACGCTCGCGATCCCGGCGTTCCTCGCCATGGTCATGATGCCGTTCACGTACTCGATCACCAACGGCATCGGCATCGGCTTCATCGCCTTCACCGTGCTGCGCCTGGCCTCCGGCCGGGGCCGCGAGGTGCCCGCCGCGATGTACGCGGTGTCGGCGGTCTTCGTCTTCTACTACATGATGCCGGCGCTCGGCCTCACGTAG
- a CDS encoding MarR family winged helix-turn-helix transcriptional regulator, with protein sequence MPDLIHDSDSAAAVSSLRSAVMLLGRRLKHQRVDESLSPTEMSVLGTLARCGSATPGELARKEHVQPPSMTRIVALLESKGLVRLEPHPDDRRQKMVSQTEQAEAMLAESRKKRNAWLTTLAEGLDEDEWETLRNAAPVLEKLAHL encoded by the coding sequence ATGCCTGACCTGATCCACGACAGCGACAGTGCCGCCGCCGTGAGCTCCCTCCGTTCCGCCGTCATGCTGCTCGGCCGGCGCCTGAAGCATCAGCGCGTCGACGAGTCGCTGAGCCCGACCGAGATGTCGGTGCTCGGGACGCTCGCCCGTTGTGGTTCCGCCACGCCGGGTGAGCTGGCCCGCAAGGAGCACGTCCAGCCGCCGTCGATGACCCGCATCGTCGCGTTGCTGGAATCGAAGGGGCTGGTCAGGCTGGAACCGCACCCCGATGACCGTCGTCAGAAGATGGTCAGCCAGACCGAGCAGGCCGAGGCCATGCTCGCCGAGAGCCGCAAGAAGCGGAACGCCTGGCTGACCACGCTCGCCGAGGGCCTGGACGAGGACGAGTGGGAGACGCTGCGCAACGCGGCGCCCGTGCTGGAGAAGCTCGCCCACCTGTGA
- a CDS encoding MFS transporter, whose translation MSTGSGADSAPAPTSTHESKTGGTFSSLKIRNYRLFATGAVISNTGTWMSRITQDWLVLSLTGSAAAVGITTALQFLPMLLFGLYGGVIADRLPKRKLLLVSQAALGACGVVLAVLTLSGVVQVWHVYLIAFLLGMVTVVDNPARQAFVSEMVGPAQLRNAVSLNSANFQSARLIGPAVAGVLITTVGSGWAFMFNGLSFLAPLVGLMMMRTSELHKSVVVPRAKGQLREGLRYVSGRPELIWPIVLVGFVGTFGFNFPIWLTAFADEIFHGGAGMYSFFNILMAAGSLAGALLAARRRSSRLRMLVAAGTAFGLLEIVAALAPNVWIFAVLLVPIGMIGLTTNISANTSVQMASDPAMRGRVMSLYMMVFAGGTPVGAPIVGWISDAYGARTGMVVGGALSLAAAVGIGVILARLGGLRLKVDLRPGRPHVRFVPREQLATAA comes from the coding sequence TTGAGTACGGGATCCGGAGCAGACTCCGCCCCCGCACCGACTTCCACCCACGAGAGCAAGACCGGCGGGACCTTCTCGTCGCTGAAGATCCGCAACTACCGCCTGTTCGCCACGGGCGCCGTGATCTCCAACACCGGTACCTGGATGTCCCGCATCACGCAGGACTGGCTCGTTCTGAGCCTCACCGGGTCCGCCGCCGCCGTAGGCATCACCACGGCGCTCCAGTTCCTCCCCATGCTGCTGTTCGGCCTGTACGGCGGTGTCATCGCCGACCGGCTGCCGAAGCGCAAGCTCCTGCTCGTCAGCCAGGCCGCCCTGGGCGCCTGCGGTGTCGTGCTCGCCGTGCTCACGCTCTCCGGCGTGGTCCAGGTGTGGCACGTCTATCTGATCGCGTTCCTGCTCGGCATGGTCACCGTGGTCGACAACCCGGCCCGTCAGGCGTTCGTGTCCGAGATGGTCGGCCCCGCGCAGCTGCGCAACGCGGTCAGCCTGAACTCGGCGAACTTCCAGTCGGCCCGGCTCATCGGTCCCGCCGTCGCGGGTGTGCTGATCACCACGGTCGGCAGCGGCTGGGCCTTCATGTTCAACGGCCTGTCGTTCCTCGCCCCGCTCGTCGGCCTGATGATGATGCGGACGAGTGAGCTCCACAAGTCCGTCGTCGTGCCGCGCGCGAAGGGGCAGCTCCGCGAGGGGCTGCGGTACGTCTCCGGGCGCCCCGAGCTGATCTGGCCGATCGTCCTGGTCGGCTTCGTCGGCACCTTCGGCTTCAACTTCCCGATCTGGCTGACGGCCTTCGCGGACGAGATCTTCCACGGCGGCGCCGGGATGTACTCGTTCTTCAACATCCTCATGGCCGCCGGCTCCCTGGCCGGTGCCCTGCTCGCCGCCCGCCGCCGCTCCTCGCGGCTGCGGATGCTGGTCGCCGCCGGTACGGCGTTCGGCCTGCTGGAGATCGTCGCGGCGCTCGCGCCGAACGTCTGGATCTTCGCGGTCCTGCTCGTCCCGATCGGCATGATCGGCCTGACGACCAACATCAGCGCCAACACCAGCGTCCAGATGGCGTCCGACCCGGCCATGCGCGGCCGTGTGATGAGCCTGTACATGATGGTCTTCGCCGGGGGTACGCCGGTGGGCGCCCCGATCGTCGGCTGGATCAGCGACGCGTACGGCGCCCGCACCGGCATGGTGGTCGGCGGCGCGCTGTCCCTCGCGGCGGCGGTCGGCATCGGCGTGATCCTGGCCCGCCTCGGCGGTCTGCGCCTCAAGGTGGACCTGCGCCCGGGCCGCCCGCACGTCCGCTTCGTCCCGCGCGAGCAGCTGGCCACGGCGGCGTAG
- a CDS encoding aldo/keto reductase, with product MKYTQLGRTGLKVSRLVLGTMNFGPQTNESDSHDLMDAALDAGVNFFDTANVYGWGENKGRTEEILGTWFAKGGDRRDKVVLATKVYGNMGADGEAWPNHDKLSAVNIRRAVDASLKRLQTDHIDLYQFHHVDRDTPIEEIWQAIDVLIQQGKILYAGSSNFSGYKIAQANERARQRGSYGLVSEQCIYNLMERGAEMEVIPASQEYGLGVIPWSPLHGGLLGGAIRKEREGGGARSTSGRSGDALADPKVRAQIQAYEDLLDKHGLEPGEVGLAWLLTRPGITGPISGPRTREQLDSALRAVELELSAEVLDALEEIFPGPGPSPENFAW from the coding sequence ATGAAGTACACGCAGCTCGGACGCACCGGACTCAAGGTAAGCCGCCTCGTCCTGGGGACGATGAACTTCGGCCCCCAGACCAACGAGAGCGACAGTCACGACCTCATGGACGCCGCGCTGGACGCCGGCGTCAACTTCTTCGACACCGCGAACGTCTACGGCTGGGGCGAGAACAAGGGCCGCACCGAGGAGATCCTCGGCACCTGGTTCGCCAAGGGCGGCGACCGCCGCGACAAGGTCGTGCTCGCCACCAAGGTCTACGGCAACATGGGCGCCGACGGCGAGGCGTGGCCGAACCACGACAAGCTGTCCGCGGTCAACATCCGCCGGGCCGTCGACGCCAGCCTGAAGCGGCTCCAGACGGACCACATCGACCTGTACCAGTTCCACCACGTCGACCGGGACACCCCGATCGAGGAGATCTGGCAGGCCATCGACGTACTGATCCAGCAGGGCAAGATCCTGTACGCCGGTTCCTCGAACTTCTCCGGCTACAAGATCGCCCAGGCCAACGAGCGCGCCCGGCAGCGGGGCAGCTACGGCCTGGTCAGCGAGCAGTGCATCTACAACCTGATGGAGCGCGGCGCCGAGATGGAGGTCATCCCGGCCTCCCAGGAGTACGGCCTCGGCGTCATCCCGTGGTCGCCGCTGCACGGCGGCCTCCTCGGCGGCGCGATCCGCAAGGAGCGCGAGGGCGGCGGCGCCCGCTCCACCTCCGGCCGCTCCGGCGACGCGCTGGCCGACCCGAAGGTCCGGGCGCAGATCCAGGCGTACGAGGACCTGCTCGACAAGCACGGCCTGGAGCCCGGTGAGGTGGGCCTCGCCTGGCTGCTGACGCGGCCCGGGATCACCGGCCCGATCTCCGGCCCGCGCACGCGGGAACAGCTCGACTCGGCGCTGCGCGCGGTGGAGCTGGAGCTGTCGGCGGAGGTGCTGGACGCGCTGGAGGAGATCTTCCCCGGCCCGGGCCCGTCGCCGGAGAACTTCGCCTGGTAG